The proteins below come from a single Candidatus Eisenbacteria bacterium genomic window:
- a CDS encoding 4-hydroxy-tetrahydrodipicolinate synthase, which yields MFDGLAVALVTPYRNGSVDREALARIAGRLVEAGARALYPCGCTGEATSLTRGEREQVIRTVVDAARGRASVIAGTGTAVTSETIELSQDAIRFGADGVMVITPYSCKPTQEGLLAHYRAVADRVDRPVVLYNVPSRTGVTLAPETIARLAEHPRIAAIKEASGSLDQASAIRARSGIAILAGDDSLYLPLLAVGARGVVSVAGHLVPREMSAIHAHAVAGRFAEAEAIHRKLTPLFRALFLETNPAPVKHALMRLGLMTGELRLPLVSVKPETAAVIEQTLERIGVATPVRSGG from the coding sequence ATGTTCGACGGCTTGGCCGTCGCGCTGGTTACGCCCTATCGGAACGGCTCGGTGGATCGGGAAGCGCTCGCGCGGATCGCCGGTCGCCTCGTCGAGGCCGGGGCGCGCGCGCTGTATCCTTGCGGCTGCACCGGAGAGGCGACCTCGCTCACCCGCGGGGAGCGAGAGCAGGTCATTCGCACGGTGGTCGACGCGGCGCGCGGTCGCGCATCCGTGATCGCGGGAACCGGAACCGCCGTGACTTCGGAAACGATCGAGCTGTCCCAGGACGCGATCCGCTTTGGCGCGGACGGCGTCATGGTCATCACACCCTACTCCTGCAAGCCGACGCAGGAGGGGCTCCTCGCCCACTACCGCGCGGTCGCGGACCGGGTCGACCGTCCGGTGGTTCTCTACAACGTCCCGTCCCGGACGGGGGTCACGCTGGCCCCCGAGACGATCGCGAGGCTGGCCGAGCACCCCCGCATCGCCGCGATCAAAGAGGCCAGCGGATCGCTGGACCAGGCGAGCGCGATACGCGCGCGCTCCGGGATCGCGATCCTGGCCGGAGACGACTCGCTGTATCTGCCGCTGCTCGCGGTCGGCGCGCGCGGGGTCGTCTCGGTGGCGGGGCATCTCGTTCCGAGGGAGATGAGCGCGATCCACGCGCACGCGGTCGCGGGCCGCTTCGCCGAGGCGGAGGCGATCCATCGAAAGCTCACGCCTCTCTTCCGCGCGCTCTTCCTCGAGACCAACCCGGCGCCGGTGAAACACGCGCTCATGCGCCTGGGGTTGATGACCGGAGAGCTGCGCCTGCCGCTCGTCTCTGTCAAGCCCGAGACCGCCGCCGTCATCGAACAGACGCTGGAGCGGATCGGCGTCGCGACGCCCGTGCGATCGGGCGGCTGA
- the argF gene encoding ornithine carbamoyltransferase, whose protein sequence is MKRDLVSFADLTRPDVDRLFATATRLKADLRAGRRHRELDQRTLALIFHKPSLRTRLSFEVAMTQLGGSSIFITEREIGMGSREPVSDVARVLSGYVDGIMVRTFDHDLANDLARHASVPVINGLTDWLHPCQILADLFTLKEHAVDLDRAVVAYIGDGNNVANSWVEATRLFGLEVRIACPEGYEPDPKLISQTAKSGPGRARVLRSAAEAAQGADVLYTDVWASMGQEAEREKRLPIFRSYQINPSILRMAKPAAFVMHCLPAHRGEEITEDVMEGPQSIIFPQAENRMHLQKAILYDLLVGKDPSGRGAGAKPKRPSARPGTRTKARGRAGASGRRPARSRRGR, encoded by the coding sequence ATGAAGCGCGACCTTGTCTCTTTTGCGGATCTCACGCGCCCCGACGTGGACCGGCTGTTCGCGACGGCGACACGGCTCAAGGCGGATCTTCGCGCGGGGCGGCGGCATCGTGAGCTGGATCAACGCACGCTCGCCCTGATCTTCCACAAGCCGAGCCTGAGGACGAGGCTCTCCTTCGAAGTAGCCATGACGCAGCTCGGCGGGTCCTCGATCTTCATCACGGAGCGCGAAATCGGGATGGGGTCGCGGGAGCCGGTCTCCGACGTGGCGCGCGTCCTTTCGGGATACGTGGACGGCATCATGGTCCGCACCTTCGACCACGACCTGGCGAACGATCTCGCCCGTCACGCGAGCGTTCCCGTGATCAACGGGCTCACCGATTGGCTCCATCCCTGTCAGATCCTCGCGGACCTTTTCACGCTGAAGGAGCACGCCGTCGATCTGGACCGCGCGGTCGTAGCGTATATCGGGGACGGGAACAACGTCGCTAACTCGTGGGTCGAAGCCACGAGGCTCTTCGGACTCGAGGTTCGAATCGCCTGCCCGGAGGGCTACGAGCCCGACCCCAAGCTGATCTCCCAGACGGCGAAGTCCGGACCTGGACGCGCGCGCGTCCTGCGATCGGCCGCGGAGGCGGCCCAGGGAGCCGACGTGCTCTATACGGATGTGTGGGCGAGCATGGGGCAGGAGGCGGAACGCGAGAAGCGACTCCCGATCTTTCGCTCGTATCAGATCAACCCGTCGATCCTCCGTATGGCCAAGCCCGCGGCTTTCGTGATGCACTGCCTCCCGGCGCATCGCGGAGAGGAGATCACCGAAGACGTGATGGAGGGGCCCCAGTCGATCATCTTTCCCCAGGCCGAGAATCGGATGCATCTGCAGAAGGCGATTCTCTACGATCTCCTCGTCGGGAAGGACCCGTCGGGGCGCGGGGCCGGAGCGAAGCCGAAGCGTCCGTCCGCCCGGCCGGGCACGCGGACGAAGGCTCGGGGGCGCGCGGGCGCCTCGGGACGCCGGCCCGCTCGGAGCCGGCGCGGGCGGTGA
- a CDS encoding tyrosine recombinase XerC has translation MERWIAEFLEYLREQRRVSAGTLRAYRDDLTRFAAFGRSRLKRDARVPEDLTPELLAAFAAARSLEKARRKNRPVSARTLGRALAALRSFLRYLERRGRTTAALRGALPRVSTPQPLPAAISEVPLNELMDRAAASVSDRDTRALRALVAAEWLYGSGLRLSELTGLTWSRFDARRRLARVLGKGGRERVVPVGARAADTLARYWVAMGATPAPTRHLIPGRRGGAISPRTLERDIRAFLGALGPNTATHPHALRHSFATHLLDRGANLRAVQELLGHQNLGTTQIYTHVTRRRLKAAYARAHPRA, from the coding sequence GTGGAACGCTGGATCGCTGAGTTCCTCGAGTATCTGCGGGAGCAGCGGAGGGTCTCGGCGGGGACGCTCCGCGCGTACCGCGACGACTTGACCCGATTCGCCGCGTTCGGGCGGTCGCGACTCAAGCGCGACGCGAGGGTCCCCGAGGATCTGACTCCGGAGCTCCTCGCGGCCTTCGCCGCGGCGCGCTCGCTCGAGAAGGCCCGCCGCAAGAACCGCCCCGTATCGGCGCGCACGCTCGGCCGCGCGCTGGCCGCGCTTCGCTCCTTCCTCCGTTACCTGGAGCGCCGCGGCAGGACGACCGCGGCCCTTCGCGGGGCGCTCCCGCGGGTGAGCACCCCCCAGCCCCTGCCGGCGGCGATTTCGGAGGTTCCCTTGAACGAGCTCATGGACCGCGCGGCGGCTTCGGTCTCAGACCGCGACACGCGGGCGCTCCGGGCGCTGGTCGCGGCCGAGTGGCTCTACGGCTCCGGCCTTCGCTTGAGCGAGTTGACCGGGCTCACGTGGAGCCGGTTCGATGCCCGCAGGCGCCTCGCGCGGGTGCTCGGGAAAGGAGGCAGGGAGAGGGTGGTTCCGGTGGGGGCCAGGGCCGCGGATACGCTCGCGCGATACTGGGTCGCGATGGGCGCCACGCCCGCGCCCACCCGGCATCTGATTCCAGGGCGCCGCGGCGGCGCGATCTCGCCCCGCACGCTCGAGCGGGACATCCGCGCCTTTCTGGGCGCGCTCGGCCCCAACACCGCGACCCATCCGCATGCGTTGCGCCACAGCTTCGCGACCCATCTCCTCGACCGGGGAGCCAACCTGCGCGCGGTCCAGGAGCTTCTGGGGCACCAGAATCTGGGGACCACCCAAATCTACACCCATGTGACCCGGCGCCGCCTCAAAGCGGCCTACGCCCGGGCGCACCCACGGGCGTGA
- the topA gene encoding type I DNA topoisomerase — MTTRKTKPKSRAKPEKRDAAAKAAAASAKVPARSARPGPAPAAAAKGETPGGKGPRGKSLVIVESPAKARTIGKYLGPGFEVRASNGHVRDLPKSKLGVDIENGFQPSYILIKGKAKILKDLKQSARQAATIYLAPDPDREGEAIAWHLAETLGNGSDKRIRRLAFYEITKRGIMEALETPRSIDMNKVHAQQARRVLDRLVGYQVSPFLWKTIRYGLSAGRVQSVALRLICEREEEVRAFVPREYWTLDADLATAKDERFRARVQKKSGEKISLENEAQAKAAAAELEKESFRVTGVRTQEKRRNPLPPFITSTMQQESFQRLRFSAQKTMVIAQQLYEGIDAGTEGPTGLITYMRTDSTRTAPDALADVRDFIQTTFGPSYLPAEARHFRSRETSQDAHEAIRPTSVARTPASMKRHLEPDQYRLYELIWQRFVASQMNPALVLTTTVDIKAGEYLLRASGSRVKFDGFARAYHATLIEGTGPEAAKLPSLQEGDVLKQLGIHPEQHFTEPPPRYTEASLVKTLEEKGIGRPSTYATIVGTILTRDYVLRDRGKLTPTELGMTVWKLLDRMFGDVFEVEFTARMEQELDRVETGKDAWDHVVADFYAPFRKDLTVAESQRESLKASLAEESDRECPKCGSKMVKRYGRNGPFLACPRYPECKTTMPVEEESEGAEAPTQPCPVCQSPMRIRSGRFGKFLACSRYPDCKGTRPLGLGVPCPECGAGELVERRTRRGKAFFGCSRYPTCTFGIWDRPVQQACPSCGYPILVQKRTKTKGDYLQCPKCKTRVDAEASEAVSGTLDR; from the coding sequence GTGACGACGCGGAAGACAAAGCCAAAATCCAGGGCGAAGCCCGAGAAGCGAGACGCGGCGGCGAAGGCAGCCGCCGCGTCCGCGAAGGTGCCGGCCCGCTCCGCGCGCCCGGGGCCGGCCCCCGCCGCGGCCGCGAAGGGCGAGACCCCCGGGGGCAAGGGACCGCGCGGCAAGAGCCTCGTGATCGTCGAGTCGCCCGCCAAGGCGAGGACGATCGGGAAGTATCTCGGGCCCGGGTTCGAGGTGCGCGCCTCGAACGGGCACGTGCGAGACCTCCCCAAGAGCAAGCTCGGCGTGGATATCGAGAACGGCTTTCAGCCTTCCTACATTCTCATCAAGGGAAAAGCGAAAATACTCAAAGACCTGAAGCAGAGCGCCCGACAGGCGGCCACGATCTACCTCGCGCCCGACCCCGACCGGGAGGGGGAGGCGATCGCCTGGCATCTGGCCGAGACCCTCGGAAACGGATCGGACAAGAGGATTCGCAGGCTCGCGTTTTACGAGATCACGAAGCGCGGGATCATGGAGGCGCTGGAGACGCCCCGCTCGATCGATATGAACAAGGTGCACGCGCAGCAGGCCCGGCGCGTCCTCGACCGCCTGGTCGGATATCAGGTAAGCCCGTTCCTCTGGAAGACCATCCGCTACGGGCTCTCCGCCGGCCGGGTCCAGTCGGTGGCTCTGAGGCTGATCTGCGAACGGGAAGAGGAGGTCCGCGCGTTCGTGCCCCGGGAGTACTGGACCCTCGATGCGGATCTCGCCACCGCGAAGGACGAACGCTTCCGCGCGCGGGTGCAGAAAAAATCGGGCGAGAAAATCTCGCTCGAGAACGAGGCTCAGGCCAAGGCCGCCGCCGCGGAGCTCGAGAAGGAGTCGTTCCGCGTCACGGGCGTTCGCACGCAGGAGAAGAGGCGAAATCCCCTTCCGCCCTTCATCACGAGCACGATGCAGCAGGAATCCTTCCAGAGGCTCCGCTTCAGCGCCCAGAAGACGATGGTGATCGCGCAGCAGCTCTACGAGGGTATCGACGCCGGAACGGAGGGGCCCACGGGTCTGATCACCTACATGCGGACCGACTCGACGCGGACGGCGCCCGACGCGCTGGCCGACGTCCGCGATTTCATCCAGACCACCTTCGGCCCGAGCTACCTGCCGGCCGAGGCGAGGCATTTCCGGTCGCGCGAGACCTCTCAGGACGCGCACGAGGCGATCCGTCCGACTTCCGTCGCCAGAACCCCAGCATCCATGAAACGCCACCTCGAGCCCGACCAGTATCGGCTTTACGAGCTGATCTGGCAGCGCTTCGTCGCCTCGCAGATGAACCCGGCGCTCGTGCTGACTACCACGGTCGACATCAAGGCGGGGGAGTATCTGTTGCGCGCATCGGGGAGCCGCGTCAAGTTCGACGGCTTTGCGCGCGCGTATCACGCCACCTTGATCGAGGGGACCGGACCCGAGGCCGCCAAGCTTCCTTCATTGCAGGAAGGGGATGTTTTGAAGCAGCTGGGGATCCATCCGGAACAGCACTTCACCGAACCGCCGCCGCGCTACACCGAGGCGAGCCTCGTGAAGACCCTCGAGGAGAAGGGAATCGGCCGGCCGAGCACCTACGCCACGATCGTGGGGACCATCCTGACGCGCGATTACGTGCTCCGCGACCGAGGGAAACTGACCCCCACCGAGTTGGGCATGACGGTGTGGAAGCTCCTGGACCGGATGTTCGGCGACGTGTTCGAAGTGGAATTCACGGCGCGAATGGAGCAGGAGCTGGATCGGGTGGAGACGGGAAAGGACGCCTGGGATCATGTGGTCGCCGATTTCTACGCGCCGTTCCGAAAGGACCTCACCGTCGCCGAGTCGCAGCGCGAGAGCCTCAAAGCCTCGCTCGCGGAGGAGTCCGACCGGGAGTGTCCGAAATGCGGATCCAAGATGGTGAAGCGTTACGGAAGGAACGGTCCCTTCCTCGCCTGCCCGCGCTATCCCGAATGCAAGACCACCATGCCGGTCGAGGAGGAGTCGGAGGGAGCGGAGGCCCCGACCCAGCCGTGCCCCGTGTGCCAAAGCCCGATGCGAATCCGGTCCGGGAGGTTCGGCAAATTCCTCGCGTGCTCGCGCTACCCCGACTGCAAGGGGACGCGTCCCCTCGGGCTCGGCGTTCCTTGTCCCGAGTGCGGTGCCGGCGAGCTGGTCGAGCGCCGGACACGGAGGGGAAAGGCGTTCTTCGGCTGCAGCCGGTACCCGACCTGCACGTTCGGCATCTGGGATCGGCCCGTCCAGCAGGCGTGTCCTTCGTGCGGCTATCCGATCCTCGTCCAGAAACGCACCAAGACGAAAGGCGACTACCTCCAGTGCCCGAAGTGCAAGACGCGCGTCGACGCCGAAGCTTCCGAGGCCGTGAGTGGAACGCTGGATCGCTGA
- the secA gene encoding preprotein translocase subunit SecA → MVLNLITRVFGTKHERDVKRMWPLVEEINDHFGRLRDLPDEALRSKTADFRARLEAGETEDEVLPEAFAVVKETCRRLVGQTWDVCGIPITWDMVPFDVQLLGAIVLHEGKIAEMATGEGKTLVATMPIYLNALGGKGVHLVTVNDYLARRDSEWMGKIYESLGLTVGCIQNGMDFAERRAAYACDITYGTNNEFGFDYLRDNMARHRDHRVQRGHHYAIIDEVDSVLIDEARTPLIISGPVEHSVQKYDEMKPDVERLVRTQGQLVNRILADAEAIRQDPEKEWEAGFKLLQVKRGAPKNKRFAKLVSDEPGLKRLIQRVELELIRDKRMQEADEELFYSIDEKNHSIDLSEKGRELLSQRDRNLFLLPDLATELSAIDEDESLAPADKVARKRDLERVHGERSERVHNILQLLRAYSLYEKDVEYVIQEGKILIVDEFTGRLMPGRRYSDGLHQAIEAKEGVRVEGETQTLATITIQNYFRLYEKLAGMTGTAETEAQEFWHTYKRDVVVVPTNQPVRRVDADDVIFKTRREKYNALVEEIADLHTNKVPVLVGTISVEASETLSRLLKRRGIPHHVLNAKYHQQEAEIIAQAGRKGAVTIATNMAGRGTDIKLEPGVIRCDRACFAGSTSRLMHGVWRSVAYCKEALPCGLHILGTERHESRRIDRQLRGRAGRQGDPGSSRFYLSLEDDLMRLFGSERIAGIMERLGVQEGEVIEHGLVTRAIGRAQKRVEAHNFDIRKHLLEYDDVMNQQRTVIYSQRLRALEENDLKESILEMMEETVSERVASYLPTNERWDEEDLKRLLNEVSQLVLRTVQLPDAGDGHPSAEEVEESLRQTARDAYEEKEQEISPPIMRELERQVFLNVIDEHWMDHLREMDHLREGIGLRAYGQRDPLVEYKREAFSMFEELTRSIREEAVRTLFRVSLVSEPAPPGAPAGGAGRGTDRAPLPASARSLPRVRATPQSESHVAVSAFGTPAKGAAAPDASVGAPRRTPVVTQEPKVGRNDPCPCGSGKKYKKCHGA, encoded by the coding sequence ATGGTTCTCAATCTGATTACACGTGTCTTCGGGACCAAGCACGAGCGCGACGTCAAGCGCATGTGGCCGCTTGTGGAGGAGATCAACGACCACTTCGGGCGCCTGCGCGACCTGCCGGATGAAGCGCTCCGCTCGAAGACGGCGGACTTCCGGGCCCGCCTCGAGGCCGGCGAGACCGAGGACGAGGTCCTCCCGGAAGCGTTCGCGGTCGTGAAGGAGACCTGCCGCCGTCTGGTGGGGCAGACCTGGGATGTCTGCGGTATCCCGATCACCTGGGACATGGTGCCCTTCGACGTGCAGCTCCTCGGAGCCATCGTGCTCCACGAGGGAAAGATCGCCGAAATGGCGACGGGCGAAGGCAAGACGCTCGTCGCGACGATGCCCATCTACTTGAATGCGCTCGGCGGGAAGGGGGTCCACCTCGTCACGGTGAACGACTACCTGGCCCGACGCGACAGCGAATGGATGGGAAAAATCTACGAGTCTCTGGGCCTGACGGTCGGGTGCATCCAGAACGGAATGGATTTCGCAGAGCGCCGGGCCGCCTACGCCTGCGACATCACCTACGGCACGAACAACGAATTCGGCTTCGACTACCTGCGCGATAACATGGCCCGCCATCGCGACCACCGCGTCCAGCGGGGCCACCACTACGCCATCATCGACGAAGTCGACTCGGTCCTCATCGACGAGGCGCGCACGCCGCTCATCATTTCGGGACCGGTGGAGCACAGTGTCCAAAAGTACGACGAGATGAAGCCCGACGTGGAGCGGCTCGTCCGCACGCAGGGGCAGCTCGTGAATCGGATCCTGGCCGACGCCGAGGCGATCCGGCAGGACCCCGAGAAGGAGTGGGAGGCTGGTTTCAAGCTCCTGCAAGTGAAGCGCGGCGCGCCGAAGAACAAGCGTTTCGCGAAGCTGGTCTCCGACGAGCCCGGGTTGAAGCGCCTCATCCAGCGCGTCGAGCTCGAGCTCATCCGCGACAAGCGGATGCAGGAGGCGGACGAGGAGCTTTTCTATTCGATCGACGAGAAGAACCACTCGATCGATCTCTCGGAAAAGGGGAGGGAGCTTCTCTCGCAGCGCGATCGGAACCTCTTCTTGCTCCCCGATCTCGCGACCGAGCTCAGCGCCATCGATGAAGACGAGAGCCTGGCCCCGGCGGACAAGGTCGCGAGGAAACGCGATCTGGAGCGCGTCCACGGGGAGCGGAGCGAGCGCGTCCACAACATCCTGCAGCTGCTGCGGGCGTACTCCCTGTACGAGAAGGACGTGGAATACGTCATTCAAGAGGGGAAGATCCTGATCGTGGACGAGTTCACCGGGCGGCTCATGCCGGGGCGCCGGTACTCCGACGGGCTCCACCAGGCGATCGAAGCCAAGGAAGGCGTTCGCGTGGAGGGGGAGACCCAGACGCTCGCGACGATCACGATCCAGAACTATTTCCGGCTCTACGAAAAGCTGGCCGGCATGACCGGCACGGCCGAAACGGAGGCCCAGGAGTTCTGGCACACGTACAAGCGGGATGTCGTGGTGGTTCCCACGAACCAGCCGGTGCGCCGGGTCGACGCCGACGACGTCATCTTCAAGACCCGGCGAGAAAAGTACAACGCCTTGGTCGAGGAGATCGCCGATCTTCACACGAACAAGGTACCGGTCCTCGTGGGCACGATCAGCGTGGAAGCGTCCGAGACGTTGAGCCGTCTCTTGAAGCGGCGGGGCATTCCGCACCACGTCCTGAACGCGAAGTACCACCAGCAGGAAGCGGAGATCATCGCCCAGGCGGGACGAAAGGGCGCCGTCACGATCGCGACCAACATGGCCGGCCGCGGGACCGACATCAAGCTCGAGCCGGGCGTGATCCGCTGCGATCGGGCCTGCTTCGCGGGGTCGACCAGCCGGCTCATGCACGGGGTCTGGAGGAGCGTCGCGTACTGCAAGGAAGCGTTGCCGTGTGGGCTCCACATTCTGGGAACCGAGCGGCACGAGAGCCGGCGCATCGACCGTCAGCTCCGCGGCCGCGCCGGGCGGCAGGGGGATCCGGGTTCCTCCCGTTTCTATCTCTCCCTCGAGGACGACCTGATGCGCCTCTTCGGATCGGAGCGCATCGCGGGCATCATGGAGCGGCTTGGGGTTCAGGAAGGGGAGGTGATCGAGCACGGCCTCGTGACGCGCGCGATCGGCCGGGCGCAGAAGCGGGTGGAGGCTCACAACTTCGACATCCGGAAACACCTCCTCGAGTACGACGACGTGATGAACCAGCAGCGCACCGTGATCTATTCGCAACGGCTCCGAGCGCTGGAAGAGAACGATCTCAAGGAGTCGATTCTCGAAATGATGGAGGAGACCGTCTCGGAGCGCGTGGCGTCCTATCTCCCGACCAACGAGCGGTGGGACGAGGAGGATCTGAAGCGACTCCTGAACGAGGTGAGCCAGCTGGTGCTTCGAACGGTCCAGCTGCCCGACGCGGGCGACGGACATCCCTCCGCCGAGGAGGTCGAAGAGTCGCTGCGGCAAACCGCCCGCGACGCGTATGAAGAGAAGGAGCAGGAGATCTCTCCGCCGATCATGCGCGAGCTGGAGCGGCAGGTGTTCCTGAACGTCATCGACGAGCATTGGATGGACCATCTTCGCGAGATGGATCATCTTCGCGAGGGGATCGGGCTGCGCGCGTACGGCCAGCGGGATCCGCTCGTGGAGTACAAGCGTGAGGCGTTCTCGATGTTCGAGGAGCTGACGCGCTCGATTCGGGAGGAGGCGGTGCGGACGCTGTTCCGCGTGAGCCTCGTGAGCGAGCCCGCTCCCCCCGGGGCTCCGGCCGGGGGAGCCGGGCGTGGCACCGATCGCGCCCCGCTCCCCGCGTCGGCGCGGTCGCTTCCCCGCGTGCGCGCGACGCCTCAATCCGAGTCGCACGTCGCGGTCTCCGCGTTCGGCACCCCCGCGAAAGGCGCGGCCGCGCCCGATGCGTCCGTGGGTGCGCCCCGACGGACGCCGGTGGTGACGCAGGAACCCAAGGTTGGAAGAAACGATCCCTGTCCGTGCGGCAGCGGGAAGAAATACAAGAAGTGCCACGGAGCATAG
- a CDS encoding phosphatidate cytidylyltransferase, protein MLLASELKRKAIHLASLSIPIAYYVSPASWGRTWERALLASVIVSLAIEVFRLHNPRIRIVFRHFFGELLRNHEEASLLGSTYLLIAVLLTIHLFDKPVAVLALAFLILGDTVAAIVGKSIGKTSLLGGKTLEGSFSCFAVCYGLTLLMPGIPFYVGLVGALTATIFELLPIPLDDNFRIPLSAGFAMELLLR, encoded by the coding sequence GTGCTCCTAGCGTCGGAGCTCAAGCGCAAAGCTATCCATCTCGCCTCGCTCTCCATTCCGATCGCCTATTACGTGAGCCCCGCGTCCTGGGGGAGGACCTGGGAGCGGGCGCTTCTGGCCTCGGTGATCGTCTCGCTCGCGATCGAGGTGTTTCGACTCCACAACCCGAGAATCCGGATCGTCTTTCGGCATTTCTTCGGTGAGCTTCTCAGGAATCACGAGGAGGCCTCGCTGCTGGGGTCCACGTACCTCCTGATCGCGGTGCTCCTCACGATTCATCTCTTCGACAAGCCGGTCGCGGTGCTCGCCCTCGCATTCCTCATCCTGGGCGATACGGTGGCGGCCATCGTCGGGAAGTCGATCGGCAAGACGAGCCTCCTGGGGGGCAAGACCCTCGAAGGGAGCTTCTCCTGCTTCGCCGTCTGCTATGGCTTGACGCTCCTCATGCCCGGCATCCCGTTCTATGTCGGGCTGGTCGGAGCGCTGACCGCGACCATTTTCGAGCTGCTCCCGATCCCGCTCGACGACAATTTCCGCATCCCCCTCTCGGCCGGCTTTGCCATGGAGCTTCTGCTTCGCTGA